In one Streptomyces sp. NBC_01241 genomic region, the following are encoded:
- a CDS encoding nitronate monooxygenase: protein MSSVLTDLCRYPIVQAPMAGGVSCPELVAAVAEAGGLGFLAAGYKTADGMYHEIKQLRGLTGQPFGVNLFMPQPALADPSAVEVYRHQLAGEATWYETPLGDPDSGGDDNYDAKLAILLEDPVPAVSFTFGCPTRDTLDAFAGVGTYTVVTVTTPEEAQAAQWAGADAVCVQGIEAGGHQSTHRDDPQTDGTGIGVLSLVAQVRETVQVPIIAAGGLMRGSQITAVLAAGAAAAQLGTAFLVCPESGANPLHKQALTNPLFVRTALTRAFSGRPARGLVNRFMREHGPYAPAAYPQVHYLTAGLRKAAAKAGDAQGMALWAGQGHRLARELPAGRLIELLVEELDAARTAVNTGSTQ from the coding sequence ATGTCATCCGTGTTGACCGATCTCTGCCGGTATCCGATCGTGCAGGCCCCGATGGCAGGGGGTGTCTCCTGTCCGGAGCTCGTCGCGGCCGTCGCCGAAGCGGGCGGTCTTGGTTTCCTCGCCGCCGGGTACAAGACGGCGGACGGCATGTACCACGAGATCAAGCAGCTGCGCGGGCTGACCGGTCAGCCCTTCGGCGTCAATCTCTTCATGCCGCAGCCCGCACTCGCCGATCCGAGCGCCGTCGAGGTGTACCGGCACCAACTCGCCGGTGAGGCCACCTGGTACGAGACGCCGCTCGGCGATCCGGACTCCGGCGGCGACGACAACTACGACGCCAAACTCGCGATCCTCCTGGAGGACCCGGTCCCGGCCGTCTCGTTCACCTTCGGCTGCCCGACCCGGGACACCCTCGACGCGTTCGCCGGGGTCGGCACGTACACCGTCGTGACGGTCACCACGCCCGAGGAGGCCCAGGCCGCCCAGTGGGCGGGCGCCGACGCGGTCTGCGTGCAGGGCATAGAGGCGGGCGGCCACCAGTCCACCCATCGCGACGACCCGCAGACCGACGGCACCGGGATCGGGGTCCTCTCCCTGGTGGCCCAGGTCCGCGAGACCGTACAGGTGCCGATCATCGCCGCCGGCGGGCTGATGCGCGGCTCCCAGATCACGGCGGTGCTCGCCGCGGGCGCGGCGGCGGCGCAGCTCGGCACGGCATTCCTCGTCTGCCCCGAGTCCGGGGCGAATCCGCTGCACAAACAGGCGCTGACCAACCCGCTGTTCGTACGGACCGCCCTGACCCGGGCCTTCTCCGGCCGCCCGGCCCGCGGCCTGGTCAACCGCTTCATGCGCGAGCACGGCCCGTACGCCCCCGCCGCCTACCCGCAGGTCCACTACCTGACCGCCGGTCTGCGCAAGGCGGCGGCCAAGGCCGGCGACGCCCAGGGCATGGCGCTGTGGGCGGGCCAGGGGCACCGGCTGGCCCGCGAGCTGCCCGCCGGCCGGCTGATCGAACTGCTCGTCGAGGAACTGGACGCCGCACGGACGGCCGTGAACACAGGGAGTACGCAGTGA
- a CDS encoding MBL fold metallo-hydrolase: MYVSWEEFGWERLGHGMGRRRLPGWDATVALVAGEEGVLLYDTGSTLREGAEVRAQAQALLGRKVTHIALSHPHFDHVLGTAAFSGAQVYGAVGMAGLLTSGADALYASAVRHGVSEHDAAEATGVVVAPHHEVCGEWTLDLGGGRQVLLANVGPAHSGHDLAVLVPGSPTVVLCGDLVEESGEPQAGRDAVPSRWPAALDRLLELGGEDAVYVPGHGAVVDAAFVRGQRDRLAALFGVS, encoded by the coding sequence ATGTATGTCTCTTGGGAAGAGTTCGGCTGGGAGCGACTCGGTCACGGAATGGGCCGTCGGCGCCTTCCCGGATGGGATGCGACCGTCGCACTGGTGGCCGGAGAGGAGGGAGTGCTGCTCTACGACACCGGATCGACACTCCGCGAAGGCGCCGAAGTACGGGCTCAGGCACAGGCCCTGCTCGGCCGCAAGGTGACGCATATCGCACTCAGCCACCCTCATTTCGACCATGTGCTGGGCACCGCGGCGTTCTCCGGCGCCCAGGTGTACGGGGCGGTCGGCATGGCGGGCCTGCTGACGTCCGGGGCGGACGCCCTGTACGCCTCCGCGGTACGCCACGGGGTGTCCGAGCACGACGCGGCGGAGGCCACCGGTGTCGTGGTGGCGCCGCACCACGAGGTGTGCGGTGAGTGGACGCTCGATCTGGGGGGCGGCCGCCAGGTGCTGCTGGCGAACGTGGGCCCCGCCCACAGCGGCCACGACCTGGCCGTGCTCGTGCCCGGCTCCCCCACGGTGGTGCTCTGCGGGGACCTGGTCGAGGAGTCCGGCGAACCGCAGGCGGGCCGGGACGCGGTCCCGTCGCGCTGGCCGGCCGCGCTGGACCGGCTGCTGGAACTCGGGGGCGAGGACGCGGTGTACGTGCCGGGGCACGGGGCGGTGGTGGACGCGGCGTTCGTCAGGGGGCAGCGGGACCGGCTGGCCGCCCTCTTCGGCGTGTCGTGA
- the dnaJ gene encoding molecular chaperone DnaJ produces the protein MATDYYAVLGVRRDASQDEIKKAFRRLARELHPDVNPDPKTQERFKEINAAYEVLSDAQKKQVYDLGGDPLSASGGGGAGGFGQGGFGNFSDIMDAFFGTSSQRGPRSRTRRGQDAMIRLEIDLAEAAFGTTKDIQVDTAVVCATCNGEGAAPGTSAQTCDMCRGRGEVSQVTRSFLGQVMTSRPCPQCQGFGTVVPTPCPECAGDGRIRSRRTLTVKIPAGVDNGTRIQLAGEGEVGPGGGPAGDLYVEIHELPHSVFQRRGDDLHCTVTIPMTAGALGTKVPLETLDGLEEVDIRPGTQSGQSVPLHGRGITHLRGGGRGDLIVHVEVMTPTKLDPEQERLLRDFAKLRGEERPTGQFQPGQQGLFSRLKDAFNGR, from the coding sequence GTGGCCACGGACTACTACGCCGTACTCGGCGTGCGCCGCGACGCATCTCAGGACGAGATCAAGAAGGCATTCCGGCGGCTCGCTCGCGAGCTGCATCCGGATGTGAACCCCGATCCGAAGACCCAGGAGCGGTTCAAGGAGATCAACGCCGCCTACGAGGTGTTGTCGGACGCGCAGAAGAAGCAGGTCTACGACCTCGGCGGCGACCCGCTGTCCGCCTCCGGCGGCGGTGGCGCCGGTGGATTCGGACAGGGTGGCTTCGGCAACTTCTCCGACATCATGGACGCGTTCTTCGGTACGTCGTCGCAGCGCGGGCCCCGTTCGCGCACCCGGCGCGGCCAGGACGCGATGATCCGGCTGGAGATCGATCTCGCCGAGGCCGCGTTCGGCACCACGAAGGACATCCAGGTCGACACGGCGGTTGTCTGTGCGACCTGCAACGGCGAGGGCGCCGCTCCCGGCACCTCCGCCCAGACCTGTGACATGTGCCGCGGCCGCGGTGAGGTCTCCCAGGTCACCCGGTCCTTCCTCGGCCAGGTCATGACCTCGCGGCCCTGCCCGCAGTGTCAGGGCTTCGGTACGGTCGTGCCGACGCCGTGCCCGGAGTGCGCCGGCGACGGCCGCATCCGGTCCAGGCGCACGCTCACCGTGAAGATCCCCGCCGGTGTCGACAACGGCACCCGCATCCAACTCGCGGGCGAGGGCGAGGTCGGCCCCGGCGGCGGCCCGGCCGGCGACCTGTACGTGGAGATCCACGAGCTGCCGCACTCGGTGTTCCAGCGCCGCGGCGACGATCTGCACTGCACGGTCACCATCCCGATGACGGCGGGCGCGCTCGGCACCAAGGTGCCGCTGGAGACGCTCGACGGCCTGGAGGAGGTCGACATCCGGCCCGGCACGCAGTCGGGCCAGTCGGTCCCGCTGCACGGCCGCGGCATCACGCATCTGCGGGGCGGCGGGCGCGGCGATCTCATCGTGCACGTCGAGGTCATGACCCCGACGAAGCTGGACCCGGAGCAGGAGCGACTGCTGCGGGACTTCGCGAAGCTGCGCGGCGAGGAGCGGCCCACCGGCCAGTTCCAGCCCGGGCAGCAGGGGCTGTTCTCCCGCCTGAAGGACGCCTTCAACGGCCGCTGA
- the hemW gene encoding radical SAM family heme chaperone HemW codes for MGGMPSVLPDGEPVPDDGALPRHALEGAADRPLGFYLHVPYCATRCGYCDFNTYTATELRGSGGALASRDNYAAHLIGEVRQARKILGDDPRPVRTVFVGGGTPTLLAAGDLVRMLGAIRAEFGLADDAEITTEANPESVDPAYLAELREGGFNRVSFGMQSARQHVLKILDRTHTPGRPEACVAEAREAGFEHVNLDLIYGTPGESDDDWRASLDAAIGAGPDHVSAYALIVEEGTQLARRIRRGEIPMTDDDAHADRYLIADEAMAAAGFSWYEVSNWSRTPEGRCLHNELYWRGADWWGAGPGAHSHVGGVRWWNVKHPGAYAQALAEGRSPGAGREILSAEDRRVERILLELRLVDGCPLSLLAPAGLAAAGRAVADGLLEPAPYGEGRAVLTLRGRLLADAVVRDLVD; via the coding sequence ATGGGCGGTATGCCTTCCGTACTGCCCGATGGTGAACCCGTACCCGACGACGGGGCGCTGCCCCGCCATGCCCTGGAAGGCGCCGCCGACCGGCCGCTCGGCTTCTACCTGCATGTGCCCTACTGCGCGACCCGCTGCGGCTACTGCGACTTCAACACCTACACCGCCACCGAGCTGCGCGGCTCCGGCGGTGCGCTGGCCTCCCGGGACAACTACGCCGCCCATCTGATCGGCGAGGTCCGCCAGGCCCGCAAGATCCTCGGCGACGATCCGCGTCCGGTCCGTACGGTCTTCGTCGGCGGCGGCACGCCGACGCTGCTGGCCGCCGGGGACCTGGTACGGATGCTGGGCGCGATCCGTGCGGAGTTCGGGCTCGCGGACGATGCCGAGATCACCACCGAGGCCAACCCGGAATCCGTCGATCCGGCGTATCTGGCCGAGCTGCGCGAGGGCGGCTTCAACCGGGTCTCGTTCGGGATGCAGAGCGCGCGGCAGCACGTGCTGAAGATCCTGGACCGCACGCACACGCCGGGCCGGCCCGAGGCATGTGTCGCCGAGGCGCGGGAGGCGGGCTTCGAGCACGTCAACCTCGATCTGATCTACGGAACGCCCGGGGAGTCCGACGACGACTGGCGGGCCTCGCTGGACGCGGCGATCGGGGCGGGGCCGGACCACGTGTCGGCGTACGCGCTGATCGTCGAGGAGGGCACGCAGCTGGCCCGGCGGATCCGGCGCGGCGAGATCCCGATGACCGATGACGACGCCCACGCGGACCGGTACCTGATCGCGGACGAGGCGATGGCCGCGGCGGGCTTCTCCTGGTACGAGGTGTCGAACTGGTCCCGCACGCCCGAGGGACGGTGCCTGCACAACGAGCTGTACTGGCGGGGCGCCGACTGGTGGGGTGCCGGTCCCGGGGCGCACAGCCATGTCGGCGGGGTGCGCTGGTGGAACGTGAAGCATCCGGGGGCGTACGCGCAGGCGCTGGCCGAGGGGCGGTCGCCGGGGGCCGGGCGCGAGATCCTCTCCGCGGAGGACCGGCGGGTCGAGCGGATCCTGCTGGAGCTGCGGCTCGTGGACGGATGCCCGTTGTCGCTGCTGGCACCGGCGGGGCTGGCCGCGGCGGGCCGGGCGGTGGCGGACGGGCTGCTGGAGCCGGCGCCGTACGGGGAGGGGCGGGCGGTACTCACGTTGCGGGGACGGCTGTTGGCGGACGCGGTGGTGCGGGACCTGGTCGACTGA
- a CDS encoding S41 family peptidase, translating into MTQPAYLRYPHVQGDLIAFTAEDDVWLAPLDGGRAWRVSADNRPVTNPRISPDGTRIAWTSTRDGAPEVHVAPVDGGRSERLTYWGDARTSVRGWTPEGDVLVISTQGQVSLRRSWARAVPVDGGPARTLPYGPVGSLAYGPGGRILLLSATMGREAAAWKRYRGGTAGKLWIAVEGVADGPAEFVRLHEDLDGNIECPMWVGDRVAFLSDHEGAGALYSSLPDGSDLRRHTEADGFYARHASTDGTRVCYASAGELWLLDDLEGTAPRRLDIRLGGQRADLQPHPVHADSHLDAASPDRTGRGSAVGTRGAVHWVTHREGPARALAVEPGVRARMPRAFQADGDQHVVWVTDAEGDDALECAPATGTAPGSVPRRLAAGRIGRVLGLAAAPDGSRFAVATHDGRVLIVERESGEVHEVDRSEHGDASGLVFSPDSSWLAWSHPGPEPLRQLKLAHVADLSVAEATPLRFRDFSPAFTTDGKHLAFLSERSFDPVYDAHVFDLAFIGACRPHLLTLAATTPSPFGPQRHGRPTEKEKSGDGEDNPTALPVTRIDLEGLADRIVPLPVEAASYSTLRAAKDGLLWLNHPVTGVLGTSGATPDARRPETVLERYDLEKLRCEELTSDVSGFEVSGDGRRIALRTRGKLRVVSSDSRVPAGDDDHDGGSDSSVTVDLSRIRRTLEPAAEWRQMYDEAGRIMRDNFWRPDMGGTDWDGVLDRYRPVLERVATHDDLMDLLWEVQGELGTSHAYVTPPGGWRDDSARQGLLGADISRTDEGRWRIDRILPSETSDPAARSPLAAPGVAVRVGDAILAVDGHPVDPLAGPGPLLTGSAGKPVELTVSPVDGGDPRHVVVVPVADEEALRYHAWVADRRAYVHEHSGGRLGYLHVPDMVGSGWAQLHRDLRLEVAHEGLVVDVRENRGGHTSQLIVEKLARRIVGWDMPRGMQPYSYPDDAPRGPVVAVANEFSGSDGDIVNAAIKALRIGPVVGTRTWGGVIGIDSRYRLVDGTLVTQPKYAFWLEGYGWGVENHGVDPDVEVVMAPQDHAAGRDPQLDEAIRIALASLAQTPAKRAPERPGA; encoded by the coding sequence GTGACGCAGCCTGCCTACCTCAGATACCCCCATGTCCAGGGCGATTTGATCGCCTTCACCGCCGAGGACGATGTCTGGCTGGCGCCGCTGGACGGCGGCCGAGCCTGGCGCGTCAGCGCCGACAACCGACCTGTCACCAACCCGCGGATATCGCCCGACGGAACCCGCATCGCCTGGACATCCACCCGGGACGGGGCGCCCGAAGTGCACGTCGCGCCGGTCGACGGCGGCCGCTCCGAGCGGCTCACGTACTGGGGCGACGCGCGGACCTCCGTACGTGGCTGGACGCCCGAGGGCGACGTACTCGTCATCAGCACCCAGGGGCAGGTATCACTGCGGCGCAGCTGGGCCAGGGCCGTCCCGGTCGACGGCGGGCCCGCGCGGACCCTGCCGTACGGGCCGGTCGGCTCCCTCGCGTACGGGCCGGGCGGACGGATCCTGCTGCTCTCGGCCACCATGGGGCGCGAGGCCGCCGCCTGGAAACGCTACCGGGGTGGCACCGCGGGCAAGCTGTGGATCGCGGTGGAGGGCGTGGCCGACGGCCCGGCGGAGTTCGTCCGGCTCCACGAGGACCTCGACGGGAACATCGAATGCCCGATGTGGGTCGGTGACCGCGTGGCGTTCCTCTCCGACCACGAGGGGGCCGGCGCGCTCTACTCCTCGCTCCCCGACGGCTCGGACCTGCGCCGTCACACCGAGGCCGACGGCTTCTACGCCCGCCACGCGAGCACCGACGGCACCCGCGTCTGTTACGCATCGGCCGGTGAGCTCTGGCTGCTGGACGACCTCGAAGGCACCGCGCCCCGCCGCCTCGACATCCGGCTCGGCGGCCAGCGCGCCGACCTCCAGCCCCATCCCGTGCACGCCGACAGCCACCTCGATGCCGCGTCCCCGGACCGCACGGGCCGCGGCAGCGCGGTCGGGACGCGCGGCGCCGTCCACTGGGTCACCCACCGCGAGGGCCCGGCCCGCGCGCTCGCCGTCGAACCGGGGGTGCGGGCGCGCATGCCGCGCGCCTTCCAGGCCGACGGCGACCAGCACGTCGTCTGGGTCACCGACGCCGAGGGCGACGACGCCCTGGAGTGCGCACCCGCCACCGGCACCGCACCGGGCTCCGTGCCGCGCCGCCTCGCCGCGGGCCGCATCGGCAGGGTCCTCGGCCTCGCCGCGGCCCCGGACGGCAGCCGGTTCGCCGTCGCCACGCACGACGGGCGGGTGCTGATCGTCGAGCGGGAGAGCGGCGAGGTCCACGAGGTGGACCGCAGCGAACACGGCGACGCCTCCGGCCTCGTCTTCTCGCCCGACTCCTCCTGGCTCGCCTGGTCGCATCCCGGGCCCGAGCCACTCAGGCAGCTCAAGCTCGCCCACGTCGCCGACCTGTCGGTCGCCGAGGCCACCCCGCTGCGCTTCCGGGACTTCTCCCCGGCGTTCACCACCGACGGCAAGCACCTCGCGTTCCTCTCCGAGCGGTCCTTCGACCCGGTCTACGACGCCCACGTCTTCGACCTGGCGTTCATCGGCGCCTGCCGTCCGCATCTGCTGACGCTCGCCGCCACCACGCCCTCCCCGTTCGGACCGCAGCGCCACGGCCGCCCGACCGAGAAGGAGAAGAGCGGCGACGGCGAGGACAACCCGACCGCGCTGCCCGTCACCCGCATCGACCTCGAAGGGCTCGCCGACCGGATCGTGCCGCTGCCCGTCGAGGCCGCCAGCTACTCCACGCTGCGCGCCGCGAAGGACGGACTGCTGTGGCTGAACCACCCGGTGACCGGAGTGCTCGGCACGAGCGGCGCCACGCCGGACGCCCGTCGGCCCGAGACCGTCCTCGAACGGTACGACCTGGAGAAGCTGCGCTGCGAGGAACTCACCTCCGACGTCAGCGGGTTCGAGGTCAGCGGCGACGGGCGGCGGATCGCCCTGCGGACCCGGGGCAAGCTGCGCGTCGTATCGTCCGACAGCCGCGTCCCGGCCGGTGACGACGACCACGACGGCGGCAGCGACAGCAGCGTCACCGTCGACCTCTCCAGGATCCGCCGGACCCTCGAACCGGCCGCCGAGTGGCGGCAGATGTACGACGAGGCCGGGCGCATCATGCGGGACAACTTCTGGCGCCCCGACATGGGCGGCACCGACTGGGACGGCGTCCTGGACCGCTACCGGCCGGTGCTGGAGCGCGTCGCCACCCACGACGACCTGATGGACCTGCTGTGGGAGGTGCAGGGCGAGCTCGGCACCTCCCACGCCTATGTGACCCCGCCCGGCGGCTGGCGCGACGACTCCGCCCGGCAGGGTCTGCTCGGCGCGGACATCTCCCGTACGGACGAGGGGCGTTGGCGCATCGACCGCATCCTGCCGTCCGAGACCTCCGACCCGGCGGCCCGCTCGCCGCTCGCCGCACCCGGCGTGGCGGTGCGCGTCGGCGACGCGATCCTCGCCGTAGACGGGCACCCGGTCGACCCGCTGGCCGGGCCCGGACCGCTGCTCACCGGCTCCGCCGGGAAACCGGTCGAGCTGACCGTCTCACCGGTGGACGGCGGCGACCCGCGCCATGTCGTCGTCGTACCGGTCGCCGACGAGGAGGCGCTGCGCTACCACGCGTGGGTCGCCGACCGGCGGGCCTATGTCCACGAGCACTCCGGAGGCCGCCTCGGCTACCTCCACGTTCCCGACATGGTCGGCTCCGGCTGGGCGCAGCTCCACCGCGATCTGCGGCTCGAAGTGGCCCACGAGGGGCTCGTCGTGGACGTCCGGGAGAACCGCGGCGGCCACACCTCGCAGCTGATCGTGGAGAAGCTCGCCCGGCGCATCGTCGGCTGGGACATGCCGCGCGGCATGCAGCCCTACAGCTACCCGGACGATGCACCGCGCGGCCCGGTGGTGGCCGTCGCCAACGAGTTCTCCGGCTCGGACGGCGACATCGTGAACGCCGCGATCAAGGCGCTGCGCATCGGCCCGGTGGTCGGCACGCGCACCTGGGGCGGCGTCATCGGCATCGACAGCCGCTACCGGCTCGTGGACGGGACGCTGGTCACCCAGCCCAAGTACGCGTTCTGGCTCGAGGGTTACGGCTGGGGCGTGGAGAACCACGGGGTCGATCCCGACGTCGAGGTCGTGATGGCGCCGCAGGACCATGCGGCGGGGCGCGATCCGCAGCTGGACGAGGCGATCCGGATCGCACTCGCTTCGCTGGCGCAGACCCCGGCGAAGCGGGCGCCGGAGCGGCCGGGGGCGTAA
- a CDS encoding DUF3097 domain-containing protein, whose amino-acid sequence MRSYQPDLTPPWKRSAPVPEVPAEPDLVVEEVSTGFCGAVIRCEKTAQGPTVTLEDRFGKHRVFPMEPRGFLLEGRVVTLVRPSATAPVRPARTASGSVAVPGARARVARAGRIYVEGRHDAELVERVWGDDLRVEGVVVEYLEGIDDLPAVVREFSPGPDARLGVLVDHLVPGSKESRIADQISDANVLVVGHPYIDVWEAVKPSSVGIDAWPVIPRGQDWKTGVCRALGWEENTGAAWQRILSTVRSYRDLEPALLGSVEHLIDFVTAPDTSPSGV is encoded by the coding sequence ATGCGCAGTTACCAGCCGGACCTGACCCCGCCGTGGAAGAGGTCCGCCCCCGTTCCCGAGGTCCCCGCCGAGCCCGATCTGGTCGTGGAGGAGGTCTCCACCGGATTCTGCGGTGCGGTGATCCGCTGCGAGAAGACGGCCCAGGGTCCGACGGTGACCCTGGAGGACCGTTTCGGCAAGCACCGGGTGTTCCCAATGGAACCGCGCGGCTTCCTGCTGGAGGGCCGGGTGGTCACGCTCGTACGGCCGTCGGCCACCGCGCCCGTGCGCCCGGCGCGCACGGCCTCGGGCTCGGTCGCGGTCCCCGGGGCGCGCGCCCGGGTCGCGCGGGCGGGCCGGATCTATGTGGAGGGCCGCCACGACGCGGAGCTGGTCGAGCGGGTCTGGGGCGACGATCTGCGGGTCGAGGGCGTGGTCGTCGAATACCTGGAGGGCATCGACGACCTCCCGGCTGTCGTGCGCGAATTCTCCCCCGGCCCGGACGCCAGGCTGGGCGTCCTGGTCGACCACCTGGTTCCCGGCTCCAAGGAGTCCCGGATCGCGGACCAGATCTCGGACGCGAACGTGCTGGTGGTCGGCCATCCCTACATCGACGTATGGGAGGCGGTGAAGCCGTCGTCCGTGGGGATCGACGCCTGGCCGGTGATCCCGCGCGGCCAGGACTGGAAGACGGGCGTGTGCCGCGCGCTGGGCTGGGAGGAGAACACGGGCGCGGCCTGGCAGCGGATCCTGTCCACGGTGCGCTCGTACCGGGATCTGGAGCCGGCCCTGCTGGGCTCCGTGGAACACCTGATCGACTTCGTGACGGCGCCGGACACAAGCCCCTCCGGCGTTTGA
- a CDS encoding 16S rRNA (uracil(1498)-N(3))-methyltransferase: MTAPVFVVEQVPGGPEFVLEGSEGRHAVSVKRLRAGEDVVLTDGHGRWTQGVVRAAEGKDRLVVMDLVEVREEPRPTPRITVVQALPKGDRGELAVETMTETGVDAIVPWQASRCITQWKGDRGLKSLAKWRNTAREAGKQSRRVRFPEVADAMTTKQVAALLATADFAAALHEDRGHDSEPLATVQLPTQGEIVLVVGPEGGVSPDELAVFAGAGARTCRLGMSVLRTSTAGTAATALLLGRTGRWS; encoded by the coding sequence GTGACCGCACCGGTCTTCGTCGTCGAACAGGTCCCGGGCGGGCCCGAGTTCGTCCTGGAAGGATCCGAGGGGCGGCACGCCGTATCGGTCAAGCGGCTGCGCGCCGGCGAGGACGTCGTACTGACGGATGGCCACGGCCGGTGGACGCAAGGGGTCGTCAGGGCCGCCGAGGGCAAGGACCGGCTCGTGGTCATGGACCTGGTGGAGGTCCGCGAGGAGCCGCGGCCCACGCCCCGTATCACCGTCGTCCAGGCCCTGCCCAAGGGTGACCGCGGCGAGCTCGCGGTCGAGACGATGACGGAGACCGGTGTCGACGCGATCGTGCCCTGGCAGGCCTCGCGCTGCATCACGCAGTGGAAGGGCGACCGTGGACTCAAGTCCCTCGCGAAATGGCGCAACACCGCCCGGGAGGCCGGTAAGCAGTCGCGCCGGGTGCGGTTTCCCGAGGTGGCGGACGCGATGACGACCAAGCAGGTTGCCGCGCTGCTGGCCACGGCGGACTTCGCCGCCGCCCTGCACGAGGACCGGGGACACGACAGCGAGCCGCTGGCCACCGTCCAACTCCCCACCCAGGGCGAGATCGTGCTGGTCGTCGGCCCCGAGGGTGGTGTGTCGCCGGACGAACTGGCGGTCTTCGCCGGGGCGGGCGCCCGCACCTGCCGGCTCGGAATGTCCGTCCTGCGCACCTCGACGGCGGGCACGGCGGCGACGGCACTGCTGCTGGGGCGCACCGGCCGCTGGTCGTAA
- the hrcA gene encoding heat-inducible transcriptional repressor HrcA, with protein sequence MLSERRLEVLRAIVQDYVGTEEPVGSKALTERHKLGVSPATVRNDMAVLEDEGFIAQPHTSAGRIPTDKGYRLFVDKLAGVKPLSSPERRAIHNFLDGAVDLDDVVGRTVRLLAQLTRQVAIVQYPSLTRSTVRHVELLSLASARLMLVLITDTGRVEQRMIDCPAPFGETSLADLRARLNSRVVGRRFADVPQLVQDLPDSFESEDRGTVSTVLSTLLETLVEETEERLMIGGTSNLTRFGHDFPVMIRPVLEALEEQVVLLKLLGEAKDSGMTVRIGHENAHEGLNSTSVVAVGYGSGDEAVAKLGVVGPTRMDYPGTMGAVRAVARYVGQILAES encoded by the coding sequence ATGCTCAGCGAACGCAGACTCGAAGTGCTGCGCGCCATCGTCCAGGACTATGTCGGCACCGAGGAGCCCGTGGGTTCCAAGGCGCTCACCGAGCGGCACAAGCTGGGGGTCTCCCCGGCCACCGTCCGCAACGACATGGCGGTGCTGGAGGACGAGGGCTTCATCGCCCAGCCCCACACCAGTGCGGGACGCATCCCGACGGACAAGGGCTACCGGCTCTTCGTCGACAAGCTCGCGGGCGTCAAGCCCCTCTCGTCGCCGGAACGCCGTGCCATTCACAACTTCCTCGACGGCGCGGTCGACCTCGACGACGTCGTGGGCCGTACCGTACGGCTGCTCGCGCAGCTGACCCGGCAGGTCGCCATCGTGCAGTACCCCTCGCTGACCCGGTCCACGGTGCGGCATGTGGAGCTGCTGTCGCTGGCGTCCGCCCGGCTGATGCTCGTGCTGATCACGGACACCGGCCGGGTCGAACAGCGCATGATCGACTGTCCCGCCCCGTTCGGTGAGACGTCGCTCGCCGATCTGCGGGCCCGGCTCAACAGCCGGGTCGTCGGGCGCCGCTTCGCGGATGTCCCGCAACTGGTGCAGGATCTGCCGGACTCATTCGAGAGCGAGGACCGGGGAACGGTCTCCACCGTGCTCTCCACCCTGCTCGAAACCCTCGTCGAGGAGACGGAGGAGCGGCTGATGATCGGCGGCACCTCCAACCTCACCCGCTTCGGGCACGACTTCCCTGTGATGATCCGGCCGGTGCTGGAGGCACTGGAGGAGCAGGTCGTGCTGCTGAAGCTGCTCGGCGAGGCCAAGGACTCGGGCATGACCGTACGAATCGGGCACGAGAACGCCCACGAGGGGCTCAACTCCACGTCCGTCGTCGCGGTCGGCTACGGTTCGGGCGACGAAGCAGTCGCCAAACTCGGCGTGGTCGGACCGACCCGCATGGACTACCCCGGAACGATGGGAGCGGTACGCGCAGTGGCACGTTACGTCGGACAGATCCTGGCGGAGTCGTAA